The genomic segment TTCCATCTCTGTCTGTATCTCTTTCCCTGTAAAAAAAGAAATGGGTAAATTAAACAATAGTAAGCCAAGACAATCATATAAATCAGCTTATTGCATATAAACTAAAGATGGAATTATTGAAAGTCACATATCATATTCCTTTCTATCAGGAacacaaaatccaaatttaCTTGTTTAAGGTTAAGAATATGGAGTTATTGAAAGTCTAAAGACAACTTATACAATCAGAAGCCTAGAGACATAAACAATAAAGGATACATACGTAGATAACACAACTAAGATATGTATCacaaaatattgttttagaCCAGAATACCATAAGATATCTTCTGTCAACAGCAAGCATGTACATAGTGGAGATATATGTGTATAATCcaatattttggaaaaaaagaaagaaaagaaaattatctaAAGACTAAACACTGTCAGTCTCACCCTTCATAGGTAGAAAGCTGCATACGATACCCAGACATGCAAAAATTTATGGTTAAAAAGAACAAGTGTCCATGTATCAATTAGAGAATTCTATTTACTTATCTTCAAtgtgtataaatatataacCTGCAGGGTTTTTTTCATTTAAGCAATTCATCAAAATATTCAGTCTTCATCTAAGACATATGTGATAGATTCTTAGTCtgctttgataaaaaaaaaaaagaaaaaaaaaagaagaagaagcaaaagatccaaaaccaaaatcaattctttcatttttattttgtttgtttacagGTTGGTGCTAGAATCCAATTTTCAATCTCTGGTCCTCAGTTTTGTTTCCCTGCGGTTTGACAAGAGACTGGGAATTTCTCATTTGGGTACATAAATCTTTCTCCTATAGGAATGTTTCTGATAGGATATATACCCAGAAACCTAACAGTTTCCCTAATGAAGATTTTGAAGGAATGAAAGACTTGAGGTCCTTGTTTAATTCTAAGCCGTGTTTATCAGTCCCATGTGTGGTCGCTTGAGACTGAAATAGCTTATAGTTATCTACTGTCGTAATATCGTGGTCATTCTTATGTCAAATGcaattattataagaataaatatacagttatattaataattttttttatcaaattatctTAACTGTCAAATGCTTAATGATTAagtaaataaatctataatatgcAGTATTACTAACACAAATCATATAGTATGAAAAAACTGATTGTTAAAATATACGAAGAAGATATTCATTAGTATCTTGATTATATTATCTTAACTAATTAGtttctatattttcttataaaattaattttaatccacTGCTAGTATAAAAGTTTACATTGCCAAACTATTAGAAATTATGTTTAGGATAACTTTAGTTATAATAAAAGTCAGCCAAAATACAATACAAGACAATGTCTAATTGTTGATAGTGCAAAAACCATTCACATTGTCAATAAATGCATACTATTCACTCTTTTCTTATTATCTCCTAGGAATGCTTTCTGTATTTCATTATTATCTCGTTATACTTTCTTTTTGTAATGATACGTAAAAATAAAGGGTTGGTGATTTACACTTTGCATCACATTACATGTCACTATACGcaagaaaaatattcaaattctcTACTCTGTCAGCTTCCTCCTTCAGTACCTATACACCATCTGTAAAGCCTGGCAACCTTACTGAGATGTCATCTCAAGATTGGTAGTTAGCAACCAAACCACCAATAACATTCAAAGCAGCCATACACTTCCAAATGCTGTTTTCCTGCACTTAGGTCATCCCCAGGGACAGCTGTCATCTATTGCGCATGATGCTGCATCCGAAAGACTTTCTTGTCAATTATTCATGTGCCATGCTTGTCTCACTGTTCTCTTTTAGATCTGTGATATTTGGAGTTTGAACCTCTATTTGGAGGCGTCAATTTAGGTCTGTAAATTGGAATGTCGTTCACCTTCTCTTACTATGTCTAGCCCTTTTTCACCTTTGTTCACCACCTTTTTAATGCTATTTTGGCCTTATTATTTTTGGTTACTGTTTGACTCGTTTACAATTTACATAGCTAGCTAGCATGGTATCAAGTGCCAGACACAGATCCTGCCTTTGGTCCTAGATGTGGTCTAGCCCTGCCAGTTTTTGTCCTAAGTGCAATTTGGCTCCAACTTTTGTACTGTTGTTAAATAGCCATTATAGTGATGCTCACAATAGCATTGCAAAAATCCTACAATCCGCTATTGTAACTCCACCATTGTGCAACTTCCCCAAAAAATCATGCTAATGCAGAAGTGATGGTTTTGAGACTGAGAAGTGGGGTCATGGTTTAGATATGGGACTACCCGTGGCTTTTTCCCCAGTACCAATAATGTCCCACTTACATAGGAAGTCTTCAACCTCTCCTAACGGAAACATTCTTCATGCAAGGAAGGACTTCTATACTCCTCGATTAATGTTTTTCACCTCCTGGATCCTTCTATCACCTCTGGAAAATAGAGTAGTCTTCAATGAGTTAGCAACTGAAGTTGAAGATGTTGCAACCTCATTATAGATTTTGAGGACtaagaaggagaagaaatagAAGGAACAGGCAATAAGGATGATGATTATtcggaggaagaggaagaggaacaGGCAAAGTAAGATGAACAGATATTTTATCTTAACATTTaacttctttttaatgtttCCATGAACAATTGACTTTTGATTTAGTATTATACTAACTATTGTGCAACGTTTCATTCGCATgcaacttattttttttatactctgTTAATTGATTTATTTCAACTCCTATATGACTTCCACTTCTTTTTTTCCTGaaattatttgatatatgatGTAGAAAACTTTTGGCTTTCCACTATACACTATCAATAACACTGAGTTTTTGTTCCAAAAGCGACCTAGCCCCCACCTGTCTTCTATCCAGAATGCCTTCGCTTGTCTCCAACCAATGTGGTCATGGTGTTCCTTTTTCCATTGACATTTATTTCGGTGACTTATTTTCTCCAACGAGACATACAATAATAAGCTAGTAAGGTATTGACTGTGATTCATATGAGCCCCTATTGTTATCCTCGTTGATGGTGATTTCTCGTATTCCACTGATAAGACATGTGGTGATGAATTCCTTCCTTCCTTGGTAGTGCAACACTCCAATATCTCAAGCATCCTTCATTTGACTTTTCGTTTGGTGGAGCGCAACTTACATATTCTCTTTTCCTTGAAGGGGGATTTTTATAGCATAATGAACTAAATCTTGACAAGGAGAATTAGAACAATATTCAGCACACATCATCTTGATTGTGCATTAGAATGATCTAGTAAATTTTAGAGGATTGGTTTACAAGTTTCTTTATCATCCCATGATTTCTTTCTTTAGTTAGGATTACGATCTAGTATTAgtgtaaataattattgttaacACATCACGAATTCACAACACAAAAATATTACCCAAAGTTTCTATTCTCTCTCTATACCTAAGATATAACTGATAACCCTGCAATTTCAAGACTGATATATTGAGCCTTCATATAGACTCTTTCTGATATTTGAGTTACCTGACTTCCTCCTTGCACAACCACTGATGAAGCTTAGGGTTTTTGCTGTCCGCCGGGTGCAGAAAGCTAGGAAAACCAAAAAgcaaaaataaggaaaagtGGAACGGATCATCATGGGTTTAAAACAAACAAGCTTCCTAGCAAGTAGTAGAGGCCTCACTCATTGAATTCGGTCAAGTTTAGAACACCATCTCCGTCAGCATCAGATGCATTAAAATGCTCTTCTTTCCACCAACCGATATCATAACCGAAAGACTCGTTAtctggtaaaaataaaaaaacacaacattCAATAGACAGTCACAATGATTAATCATCGGTATCTAAACACACGGCGATCTCAAGTTCAAATCCATAGCACGCAACTACATTAGTCGATTATAGTAGTGTTACTCGGATCTAAAGGCTGGAAAAGGGGACAGGCCTGCATTTTGAGCCCAACTGGGAGGATCGTACTCGGAGAACGAAACAAAGCCATCGTGATTCTTGTCGTGAAGCTCCATCTCCCTCTGGGTGCGATGCAGGACCTCGCGCTGTGCCTGGTGGAGGTTCCACTGAGTCAACTCGTGCTCGGTGACGAACCAATCGGCGGGGTCCACGTCGATCTTGGGGAACAAGAGTATCAACCTGTTGGTGACATTAAACTTGTCCTCGTCATTCAGGTAATCCTCGGCGTCCATGAAGTCCTCCCACTCGGGCTGGGACTCGTGAGCCGGGGCCGGGTCCGGGTCCGGGTCCGTCTCCAGCTCCGGGTGTTTCTGGTGGATTACCTGCTTCTCCCACTCCTTGTCCTCCCGGTGCCGCTCCAGCTCCGCCACCAAGGGGTCGAAGGCCACGGCGTGGTGGCGCGACGGTGCTAGGGTGAAGTTGGAGCGGAGCTTGAGGCGGCGGTGGCGGTGGCCGGAGAACTTCTTCGGTGAATGGGAGAGGAACAAGAGCAGCACCGCCGCGACAACTATGTAGACGAATATCAACGTTTTGGCCATCGCTAAGGGACAGCCACCAGATCTGATTCTGCAGTTTCCAATTCAATTCAACTCGATTCTCCCCGCTTTTATCCCTTTTTTAAATCTCATTTCCACCTAATTACCATTTACCCAAGTTTTTAACTGCGCTCTCTGATTTTCGTTTTACCTTTCAGACTCTTCCTTTCTGCTCCCAATTAcgctttttctgtttttctctttctctttctattcCCATCCACCGTTAAcgatttctttcttttctctgaAAAGATACACTTAATCACTTccttaattcttaattaattaagaaataaattaaattctaacaACTTAAATCCGGTAGGATTATTCTGCATGtcattttttaaactattactATTATGGTAAGCGATACTGTTTTTacaattaatgaatttaatattCGGGGTCGTAATACAGTACTTAATGTACAATCTTAATTAactcaaatttataattattgcaAAGACTGATAACTTTATTTAccttcatattttatatatgttttactaCATAATTGCGTGATTCGTAAAGTGTTAAGGGACCACTAGCACATCATGACCTAACTAAGTCAAACTTCACATTTGACTAGGTTTCATCTTTTTGATAGGTAGGTTAAACGTGACAAGGATCGTAATTATACACATTAAAAATGTAAACCGTTATAacaatatacaaaaattaaaactgatATGTACAAACCAATTTAACAACTACTAGTTTATGTGCGtatataaattgttttgaacaaaataagacatgttatatatatatatatatatattaaaaagtaaaatgtttataatttgtggaaaaatgaaatatatttttaaaagaactttgaattattttcatttttaaatattattaaattataagtCTAATTATTGATACCAAATAActtcaaaaaattattgatcTGATTAACAACATTGTCAAGTATGTCTCCGTATTATAACATTTGTGTTTATATGTTGACATGAACATACATGACAACATTATTTGTCATATCAGTAATCCTTAACGTTGTTAATGACAATGActatattcttttgtttttaattattaaagattaaacaatattaaaattttagacaaaaataaaatttaatttcacttcatatactaaaaatatatttaacctaatgaaagaaaaaaaaagaagagaaaaccaTCTAATTGAAAAATAGATCTACCAAAATAGAAAGCATAGACTAGCAACAATTCCTCTGAGAACTCTTATTATGTTGGTGTGGCTAAAGCTAGAGAGGAGGAGAGAGATTTGGGCATAACGTGGAGACAAGTccaagaaatatatttttgaatccAAATGATGGAATgtatattcttaaatatatatatatatatatatatatattttagaatatattttggAATATACATtggagaatgtattttttaaatatatttcaaaacatatattctgaatgtattaaaaaataaggtgCAGAggtaatttttaactttttattgtaattttaatgagaaataattttggatttatatattgtattgGGGTGTAGGAAGAAAAAAGCAAAGTAGATGAAGAAACAATCCTATTAGATGAGcttataaattgtaaatttagCCCAGCCCATCTATAATGGGTGAATTCAATGGGTTGAATCatctaaaacaaaattttaaaaaagttttaatgtTGCAGAATATACAATTGCAGAATATGCAATTAATCATTTGAAAATAAGTGAATCATATTGAGGAAAAAAGCAAGAGATTGTGTTgtttttctcatcttcatcaGCTTCTGCTTTTCCCTTTGATAAGAAGAAACATCGTTAATCATCAAACATCTTCAAGTGATTCTACAGACTTGAAGTTAGCAATGGCTCAAGTCCCACATGGATTAAGACAAAAATTGAAACTGACAGAAACTACATTAAAACGAGTTTGCATTTTTCTTAGTAAAGCATCTTTGCGCTTGGGGCAATGACGTAGCTAGTGAGGTTCTAACCGAGGCGCGTCTATTGCTGGTTGAAAACTATTTCCAAACCCCCTCTTAGGCCTGGGTTCAGCCTAGGCCTTCGAGAATTTCTGGAAGGACTCCCTTAGGGGTAAAGTCCTGCAATTTTAGTTTAAGAGTATTGCTAGCAGATGTTTGGCCCTTTTTAtgtaattgtttaattaattattgattgatt from the Vigna angularis cultivar LongXiaoDou No.4 chromosome 3, ASM1680809v1, whole genome shotgun sequence genome contains:
- the LOC108326317 gene encoding uncharacterized protein LOC108326317 translates to MAKTLIFVYIVVAAVLLLFLSHSPKKFSGHRHRRLKLRSNFTLAPSRHHAVAFDPLVAELERHREDKEWEKQVIHQKHPELETDPDPDPAPAHESQPEWEDFMDAEDYLNDEDKFNVTNRLILLFPKIDVDPADWFVTEHELTQWNLHQAQREVLHRTQREMELHDKNHDGFVSFSEYDPPSWAQNADNESFGYDIGWWKEEHFNASDADGDGVLNLTEFNDFLHPADSKNPKLHQWLCKEEVRERDTDRDGKVNFKEFFHGLFDLVRNYDDESHNYSNHSDNSMDAPARVLFGQLDKDGDGYLSDAELLSIIEKLHPSEHYYAKQQADYIISQADEDKDGRLTLTEMIENPYVFYSAIFNDDEDDDGDYHDEFR